The following coding sequences lie in one Coraliomargarita sinensis genomic window:
- a CDS encoding Gfo/Idh/MocA family protein, producing the protein MTKPMRIAVLGCGSRGRTYARIAASMPERYELVAVADRDEAKTATLAKLGEPGKIQVFDSDKTLFAAGKLADVLLICTQDADHYGNAMDAMELGYDLLLEKPAAETLERCEALDRKAREKGCRILPCFVLRYTPFYQAVRKFIDSGRLGRIISIRATEGVEAFHQAHSYVRGHWAKSENSSPMIVAKCSHDTDLMCWFADSTPKAITSHGRLDWFKKENAPEGAPMRCTDGCPVADECIFDAHRYLNEKRNFLRMVMPGAEGETGAYELPEEPILEFLRTSPWGRCVYHCDNNVVDHQVVACEMENGITASLTMTAFDCDRTIEIFGTKGCLRGGEPYQRGGSHELWYYDHYTGKTEEIQVEEAGGEGYAGHGGGDSGIIDALDKLFAGKDALEPGLDGLAGHRLAYQAEVSRLAGGQPAS; encoded by the coding sequence ATGACAAAACCAATGCGCATTGCGGTCCTGGGCTGTGGCTCCCGGGGCAGAACTTACGCTCGAATTGCGGCAAGCATGCCGGAACGCTACGAGCTCGTGGCGGTCGCCGATCGCGACGAGGCCAAAACCGCGACCCTGGCAAAATTGGGCGAACCTGGAAAGATCCAGGTCTTCGACTCGGACAAGACACTCTTTGCCGCCGGCAAGCTTGCCGATGTTTTGCTGATATGCACGCAGGATGCCGATCACTACGGCAACGCCATGGATGCAATGGAACTCGGTTACGACCTGCTTCTGGAAAAGCCCGCGGCAGAGACTTTGGAACGCTGTGAAGCGCTCGACCGGAAAGCGCGCGAAAAAGGCTGCCGCATCCTTCCCTGCTTCGTCCTTCGCTACACCCCATTCTACCAGGCGGTCCGCAAGTTTATCGACAGCGGGCGCCTGGGCCGGATCATCTCGATCCGGGCGACCGAAGGCGTGGAGGCCTTTCACCAGGCGCATTCCTATGTCCGCGGCCACTGGGCCAAATCGGAAAATTCCTCCCCCATGATTGTCGCCAAGTGTTCGCACGATACCGACCTCATGTGCTGGTTCGCCGATTCCACTCCCAAGGCGATTACCAGCCACGGCCGACTCGACTGGTTCAAAAAAGAGAATGCCCCCGAGGGCGCACCCATGCGCTGCACGGATGGTTGCCCCGTCGCCGATGAGTGTATCTTTGACGCGCACCGCTATCTCAATGAGAAGCGCAATTTCCTGCGCATGGTAATGCCCGGGGCCGAGGGCGAAACCGGTGCCTATGAACTACCGGAGGAACCGATCCTCGAGTTCCTCAGGACTTCACCCTGGGGCCGTTGTGTGTACCACTGCGATAACAATGTCGTGGATCATCAGGTTGTGGCCTGCGAAATGGAAAACGGGATCACTGCCTCCCTGACCATGACTGCTTTCGACTGCGACCGCACCATCGAGATTTTTGGCACCAAAGGCTGCCTCCGGGGCGGTGAACCCTACCAGCGTGGGGGCTCCCACGAGCTTTGGTACTACGACCATTACACCGGCAAGACCGAGGAAATTCAGGTGGAGGAAGCCGGAGGCGAGGGCTATGCCGGACACGGCGGCGGCGATTCCGGCATCATTGATGCCCTCGACAAACTGTTTGCCGGAAAGGATGCCCTCGAACCCGGACTTGACGGCCTCGCCGGGCACCGGCTCGCCTATCAGGCCGAGGTCTCACGCCTTGCCGGTGGCCAGCCGGCGAGTTGA
- a CDS encoding Gfo/Idh/MocA family protein, producing MTETLKVLCVGAGHMGRSHALAYHQIDDYEIVGIVTRSPESRGALNRELGGGYAEYGDYTEALAATQPDVVAISTYPDTHKEYALAAFEAGAHVFIEKPLAETVAGAEEVVAAAKAAERKLVIGYILRHHPSWVKFTEVAQTLGKPLVMRMNLNQQSSGANWKTHKNLMSSISPIVDCGVHYVDVMCQMTRSKPVRVSGLRARLSDELPEGMVNYGHLQVTFEDGSVGWYEAGWGPMMSESAFFVKDVVGPKGSVTISARSAGGDGASANVDDHTKTEALRLHHSALDHDGKFAKSDDWIDMEDEPDHDELCKREQEYLLDAIRSDKDLTNHMEDALNSMRIVAAADESSKTGKTVEL from the coding sequence ATGACTGAAACACTGAAAGTACTCTGCGTTGGAGCCGGCCATATGGGACGGTCGCACGCCCTGGCTTATCATCAGATCGACGACTATGAGATCGTCGGCATCGTCACCCGTTCTCCCGAGTCCCGAGGCGCCTTGAACAGGGAACTTGGCGGCGGCTACGCCGAGTACGGTGATTACACCGAAGCCCTGGCGGCGACCCAGCCGGACGTGGTGGCCATTTCAACCTACCCCGACACGCACAAGGAATATGCGCTGGCCGCATTCGAGGCGGGAGCACATGTTTTCATTGAGAAACCGCTCGCCGAAACCGTCGCGGGTGCCGAGGAGGTGGTCGCTGCAGCCAAGGCTGCCGAACGCAAACTGGTGATCGGCTACATCCTCCGTCACCACCCGAGCTGGGTGAAATTCACCGAGGTGGCGCAAACCCTGGGCAAGCCTCTGGTCATGCGCATGAACTTGAACCAGCAATCCTCCGGCGCGAATTGGAAGACCCATAAGAATCTAATGAGCTCGATCTCCCCGATCGTGGATTGCGGGGTGCACTACGTCGATGTGATGTGCCAGATGACGCGCTCCAAACCGGTGCGCGTTTCCGGGCTCAGGGCCCGCCTCTCGGACGAGCTCCCTGAGGGCATGGTCAACTACGGCCATCTACAGGTGACCTTTGAAGACGGATCTGTCGGCTGGTATGAAGCCGGCTGGGGGCCGATGATGAGTGAATCGGCCTTTTTCGTGAAAGACGTGGTGGGCCCGAAAGGTTCGGTCACGATTTCCGCCCGTAGCGCGGGTGGCGACGGGGCCTCCGCCAACGTGGACGACCACACCAAGACCGAAGCGCTGCGCCTGCACCACAGCGCGCTGGACCACGACGGTAAATTCGCGAAGTCGGACGACTGGATCGACATGGAGGACGAACCGGACCACGATGAACTCTGCAAGCGGGAACAGGAATACCTGCTGGATGCGATCCGTTCGGACAAAGACCTCACGAATCACATGGAAGACGCACTCAACTCGATGCGCATTGTCGCCGCTGCGGACGAGTCGTCAAAGACCGGAAAGACGGTCGAACTGTAA
- a CDS encoding (2Fe-2S) ferredoxin domain-containing protein has protein sequence MSVLYICKECKKPKSKDVRGKALKGKKLFKALQSEELSFEVKTCKCLGKCKQGPNGIIVPGKQRYHRLSVKKLRQISRDIG, from the coding sequence ATGTCTGTACTCTACATTTGTAAGGAATGTAAAAAGCCGAAGTCCAAAGACGTGAGAGGTAAGGCACTGAAGGGTAAAAAGCTCTTTAAAGCGCTGCAGTCAGAAGAACTCAGCTTTGAAGTGAAGACCTGCAAATGCTTGGGTAAGTGTAAGCAGGGGCCTAACGGAATAATCGTCCCGGGTAAACAGCGCTACCACCGGTTAAGTGTCAAAAAGTTGCGACAAATAAGCCGTGATATTGGCTAG
- a CDS encoding MFS transporter yields MSETQTNKGTAAKLSVMMFFQFFTWGAWFATLGQCLGDNNLADFGGGAYGSAPIAAMLAPLFLGIVADRFFPSQIVMGVLFLLGGGFMLAAESAAGAGNGDLMVWFMIGHMLCYMPTLGLANTVVFTHVARGDFPKVRVWGTIGWIVAGLFIGFMGWTSSINMFNVAAASSLFLGAFSFLLPHTPAPAKGQELNWKTLFMVDAFKLLKNPNFAVFLICSTLICIPLAYYYGLTGNYLTNAGFEQAASTMTIGQMSEIFFMLLIPFFFRRLGVKWMILTGMGAWVLRYLLFAFGADDQVAWMLLFAVALHGVCYDFFFVTGFMYADRIAPKEVRGQTQSLLVFLTQGVGMYFGYQVAFGRFGAVESYKPLNDTISAARSTGDISFLDKLTQMFSVNMPDSVDPSLISSAMDQWREFWIFPAMIAAIITVIFFLTFWDKTRVMDENEGEPLEPLAEPKEADEVVK; encoded by the coding sequence ATGAGTGAGACTCAAACGAATAAAGGAACCGCAGCCAAACTGTCGGTGATGATGTTTTTTCAGTTCTTCACCTGGGGTGCCTGGTTCGCCACTCTGGGCCAGTGCCTCGGTGATAACAATTTGGCGGATTTTGGTGGCGGCGCTTACGGCAGCGCACCAATCGCGGCCATGCTGGCCCCGCTCTTTCTGGGGATCGTGGCCGACCGCTTCTTCCCCTCGCAAATTGTCATGGGCGTGCTCTTTCTTCTGGGCGGCGGGTTTATGCTCGCCGCCGAATCGGCTGCCGGAGCGGGCAACGGCGACTTGATGGTGTGGTTCATGATCGGCCACATGCTCTGCTACATGCCGACTCTCGGTCTGGCGAACACGGTTGTCTTCACACACGTGGCACGCGGAGACTTCCCGAAGGTCCGCGTTTGGGGCACGATCGGCTGGATTGTTGCCGGCCTCTTCATCGGTTTCATGGGCTGGACCTCGAGCATCAACATGTTCAACGTGGCCGCGGCCAGTTCGCTTTTCCTGGGAGCTTTTTCCTTTTTACTGCCGCACACCCCCGCACCGGCCAAAGGGCAAGAGCTGAACTGGAAGACACTTTTCATGGTCGATGCCTTCAAGCTCCTGAAAAATCCGAATTTCGCCGTCTTCCTGATTTGCTCGACCCTGATCTGCATTCCCCTCGCCTACTACTACGGGCTGACCGGCAACTACCTGACCAACGCCGGTTTCGAACAGGCCGCCTCCACCATGACCATCGGCCAGATGTCCGAGATCTTTTTCATGCTGCTGATCCCCTTCTTCTTTCGCCGCCTCGGGGTCAAGTGGATGATCCTGACCGGGATGGGCGCCTGGGTTTTACGCTACCTGCTCTTTGCCTTCGGAGCCGACGACCAGGTGGCCTGGATGCTGCTCTTCGCCGTCGCGCTGCACGGGGTCTGCTACGACTTTTTCTTTGTGACCGGGTTTATGTACGCGGACCGCATCGCGCCCAAGGAAGTCAGGGGACAGACCCAAAGCCTACTGGTCTTTCTGACTCAGGGGGTCGGCATGTATTTCGGTTATCAAGTCGCCTTTGGGCGCTTCGGAGCCGTCGAGAGTTACAAGCCGCTCAATGATACCATCAGTGCCGCCCGGTCCACCGGCGATATTTCCTTTCTGGATAAGCTCACCCAGATGTTCTCGGTCAATATGCCCGACTCGGTCGATCCGTCCCTGATTAGTAGCGCAATGGATCAATGGCGGGAGTTCTGGATATTTCCGGCCATGATCGCGGCTATCATCACCGTGATCTTTTTCCTGACCTTCTGGGACAAGACCAGGGTCATGGATGAAAACGAGGGGGAACCTTTGGAACCGCTTGCGGAACCTAAAGAAGCGGACGAAGTGGTAAAATAG
- a CDS encoding beta strand repeat-containing protein, translated as MKLFKITTVKYLSILTLSCTATHAQIDTVSGFDEAGWNADDVRDSSGTNITNGTTHDPATGATLDATQVANQIDWDDYVGSWGNLGGVRFDTSASGSQKSTLSVIDTSTGFIAAQDLLDPSFSASYRWQNNDTVAAGVALKFGIQSVDYGTGSGESQEGFDAARSGEGTWDLVLVYDPTNNGINSTTDGRLYTSEVTADSKFFLFPQAGSSYFTNTYGADADSIGISAGSKTLAEWQALDIDGAAAGTTTWGDLIFDGSGDAKVSNVQFGMGSGNDNATTTLDYAEISFLNNGERIDFVDAARYDGLGTDSADYSDSSNWSGATPGSTQNLIVDTTGTTGLTVSAVNQETRSLGILNGTTNLGINSGSTLTLNSAENGTLSVAEGATLNVSGDGALSAGVVEVDGAMNIAVSTALDGGADPHPQRDGLSPTATSRYGIAVYGGGELTLQNGADVTVSQNNLNAGVRVGDDADGTATMNVETGASLQIGNDTDYGVSGLTSNGFFTVGAWGSTGIVNQTGGSVTLTDGSFNLGNQAGTGTYNLSDGTLTLEGGLHSLGRNTGSRAAGSGTLNISGGTMTLRASTNNGNGSYIFGDRDNSDTDGSGLVHQTGGTIRVEGSSNLYLGGYGSSTYNLEGGTLEIGGNSLKGFYGSAGTNGGSYDFNLQGGTIKVIDSNLSTDVAIDLVDIDPTSAVTTSVVDTNGFDATFSGAINGDGGLVKAGTGSLNLQTSDRTAGYLSVEGGSVNHLSGTTTTGAMLIGAYPSLGTDSNGTFTLTDGTVNVAGPFVYIGSGSSGNNTGVLNIDAGTLNLGSAGAPETRVDFYNGAFGSTGSATVNQTGGTINKLTTDGVFHIGNQSGGTYNLSGGAINIYGDNGMVLGRSGSSAGAGVLNISDGEINFFTGTDLLLGGAQGTEPLTGSGTVNQTGGVVTLNDGGNLILGQQGDGIYNLDGGTLQTGGTNRIQRGAGSVGTLSMGGGTLRVIGTALTVANAVDIELKAASNSTIDTNGLGATIGSDISGSGGLIKTGLGSLILNGNNSYTGATLVSNGLLRVEGSLTGTSSLTVESGAAIGGSGTIGVFTSISGELTPGSSPGIATYSAGLSLADTSTSTFEFISETTDLADRGVEFDGVNVSGDNLTIDPSATLALVFDLAGSTVDFSSVFWDSSQQWLLFDSAFGTIVSGDIFGDVTVSLDSQGQSFATTGGFFTVTESNSDIYLNYVVPEPSMYAALIGMFTMAWVMVRRRRK; from the coding sequence ATGAAATTGTTCAAAATCACCACAGTTAAGTACCTCTCAATCCTAACCTTAAGCTGTACTGCGACGCATGCACAGATCGACACTGTGAGTGGTTTCGACGAGGCGGGGTGGAATGCAGATGACGTCCGGGACTCCAGTGGGACGAACATTACTAACGGAACCACGCACGACCCTGCTACGGGCGCGACATTGGATGCGACCCAGGTGGCCAACCAGATCGACTGGGACGATTACGTAGGTTCCTGGGGTAACCTCGGTGGTGTGCGATTTGACACATCTGCTTCAGGTTCTCAGAAGAGCACACTCAGTGTGATTGACACCTCGACGGGTTTTATTGCGGCACAGGACCTACTGGATCCCAGCTTTAGTGCCAGTTACCGCTGGCAAAATAACGATACGGTGGCAGCCGGTGTTGCTCTGAAATTTGGTATCCAATCAGTCGATTACGGGACTGGAAGTGGCGAATCGCAGGAAGGTTTCGATGCCGCGCGCTCAGGTGAGGGGACTTGGGATTTGGTTCTAGTCTATGATCCGACCAATAACGGGATTAATTCGACTACGGACGGTCGCCTCTACACCTCTGAAGTCACGGCCGACAGTAAGTTTTTCCTTTTCCCGCAGGCGGGTAGCAGCTACTTCACCAACACTTACGGGGCGGACGCCGACTCTATCGGTATCAGTGCCGGTAGTAAAACACTCGCCGAATGGCAGGCACTCGACATTGACGGAGCGGCTGCTGGAACCACGACATGGGGTGACCTTATCTTTGACGGTAGCGGCGATGCCAAGGTCTCAAATGTGCAGTTTGGTATGGGGTCCGGCAATGATAACGCCACCACAACACTTGATTACGCGGAAATCAGTTTCCTGAACAACGGCGAGCGCATTGATTTTGTGGATGCGGCCCGCTACGATGGGCTCGGTACCGATTCAGCGGATTATTCCGATTCCAGCAACTGGTCGGGGGCAACGCCGGGATCAACCCAGAATTTGATCGTTGATACGACCGGAACCACCGGACTGACCGTCAGTGCCGTCAATCAGGAAACACGCAGCCTTGGCATTCTTAACGGCACAACCAACCTCGGCATCAACAGCGGGTCAACGTTGACCCTGAACTCTGCTGAGAACGGCACGCTTTCCGTCGCTGAAGGCGCAACCCTCAATGTTTCCGGCGACGGTGCTTTGTCAGCTGGAGTGGTCGAGGTCGATGGTGCCATGAACATCGCGGTCAGTACCGCACTTGATGGTGGAGCTGACCCGCATCCTCAGCGTGACGGCCTTAGCCCGACGGCGACAAGTCGCTATGGCATCGCGGTCTACGGCGGAGGTGAACTCACCCTCCAGAACGGTGCCGATGTGACGGTTTCGCAAAACAATTTGAATGCCGGTGTACGTGTTGGCGACGATGCTGACGGGACGGCAACCATGAACGTGGAAACGGGGGCCAGTCTGCAGATTGGCAATGACACCGACTACGGTGTCAGCGGCCTAACCAGTAACGGCTTCTTTACTGTCGGTGCCTGGGGATCCACCGGCATCGTCAACCAAACGGGTGGTTCGGTCACTCTGACAGACGGGTCCTTCAATCTCGGTAACCAGGCTGGCACCGGTACCTATAATTTGTCAGACGGCACCCTTACATTGGAGGGTGGTTTACACAGTCTTGGTCGTAACACGGGCTCGCGCGCTGCCGGTAGCGGTACATTGAATATTTCCGGCGGGACAATGACCCTCAGAGCCAGCACCAATAACGGGAATGGATCATACATTTTCGGTGACCGTGACAACAGCGATACGGATGGGTCCGGCTTGGTTCATCAAACAGGAGGCACCATTCGCGTGGAGGGCAGCTCCAATCTCTATCTGGGCGGTTACGGCTCCAGCACTTACAACCTTGAAGGAGGTACACTTGAGATCGGTGGAAACAGCCTCAAAGGCTTCTATGGTTCTGCCGGCACAAACGGTGGTTCCTATGACTTCAATCTTCAGGGCGGTACCATTAAGGTCATTGACAGCAACCTGAGTACAGACGTGGCGATCGACCTGGTGGACATTGATCCTACGTCAGCCGTAACCACATCGGTTGTAGATACTAATGGGTTTGATGCGACATTCTCAGGCGCGATCAACGGAGACGGTGGACTGGTAAAAGCCGGAACCGGATCGCTCAACCTTCAAACCTCGGACCGCACTGCCGGGTATCTATCAGTTGAGGGTGGCAGCGTGAACCATCTGTCTGGAACTACAACTACCGGCGCTATGTTGATCGGTGCTTATCCTTCTCTGGGAACAGACTCAAATGGTACATTCACGCTTACGGATGGCACTGTTAATGTTGCCGGCCCCTTTGTTTACATTGGCAGTGGTAGTTCCGGCAACAACACAGGCGTCTTGAATATCGATGCGGGTACGCTGAACTTGGGTAGTGCCGGTGCTCCGGAAACCCGGGTAGATTTCTACAACGGTGCCTTTGGATCTACCGGTTCGGCGACCGTCAATCAGACTGGTGGTACTATCAACAAACTGACCACCGATGGTGTCTTTCATATCGGTAACCAATCGGGTGGCACTTATAACCTAAGCGGTGGCGCGATCAACATCTATGGTGACAATGGTATGGTGCTTGGTCGTTCAGGCTCGAGCGCTGGTGCCGGTGTCCTGAATATTTCCGATGGTGAGATTAATTTCTTTACGGGCACAGACTTATTGCTTGGTGGTGCCCAGGGGACGGAACCACTAACCGGGTCGGGCACTGTTAATCAAACCGGCGGTGTCGTTACTCTTAATGATGGTGGTAACCTCATTCTCGGTCAGCAGGGTGATGGTATTTACAACCTCGATGGTGGTACACTTCAAACCGGCGGTACCAATAGAATTCAGCGCGGCGCCGGCTCTGTCGGCACGCTCAGCATGGGTGGCGGTACTTTGCGGGTCATCGGTACGGCTTTAACCGTAGCCAATGCTGTGGATATCGAACTGAAGGCCGCATCCAACTCGACCATCGATACCAACGGATTGGGCGCTACAATCGGCTCCGATATTTCCGGTAGCGGTGGCTTGATCAAGACCGGCTTGGGCAGCCTTATCCTTAACGGAAACAATTCGTACACCGGTGCGACACTGGTCAGCAATGGTCTTCTGCGGGTAGAGGGGAGCCTCACCGGTACCAGCTCACTGACGGTCGAATCCGGAGCCGCCATCGGTGGCAGTGGAACAATCGGAGTATTCACCAGCATCTCCGGTGAGTTGACTCCCGGTAGTTCACCCGGGATCGCAACCTACAGCGCCGGCCTCAGCCTGGCGGACACATCGACGTCCACTTTCGAGTTCATCTCCGAGACGACCGATCTGGCTGACCGGGGCGTCGAGTTCGACGGAGTCAATGTTTCCGGAGATAACCTGACAATTGATCCGAGTGCGACACTTGCACTTGTCTTTGATCTCGCGGGTTCGACCGTTGATTTCAGCTCAGTCTTCTGGGACAGCTCACAGCAGTGGCTGCTCTTCGACAGCGCATTCGGTACTATCGTCTCCGGCGATATCTTTGGTGACGTTACCGTTTCCCTGGATAGTCAGGGTCAGTCGTTCGCGACCACGGGTGGTTTCTTCACCGTCACTGAGTCGAACAGCGATATTTACCTGAACTACGTAGTCCCAGAGCCTTCTATGTATGCTGCTCTTATCGGTATGTTTACCATGGCGTGGGTCATGGTTCGCCGTCGCCGTAAGTAA
- a CDS encoding Gfo/Idh/MocA family oxidoreductase has translation MKKKCNISRRQAIKGLGALASIQIVPRHVLGGPGHTPPSEVLTKGIIGCGIISHQHLTMPGKLLALCDVDARHLERRRAQAAEKGEKDVSCYHDFRELIARDDIDIVHIATPPHWHALMAIAAAKAGKDIWCEKPMSRTIGEGVAMAKAVQAQERIFRINTWFRFQGGFYGLGTPVAPVKQAIQAGMFGWPLTITVGAVTGFGWKQHLWTGRKNLPIESVPDHFDYDMWLGPAPKKPYHPHRTHETFRGYWDYDGGGLGDMGQHYLDPVQFMLGKDSEAPARVEVDADPQDADAVGVWRRITFTYADGCKIVLDGRSREEVKGERAKYIQGPKGWLGRRFESNIPDLRKKISQLPPLEPVVTDFHESVRTRKKFALNEDNGFWSTTMINMGKIALRLNKNLNFDSKTLTFDDEEANKLVHPPMRGPWKLS, from the coding sequence GTGAAGAAAAAGTGCAACATTTCCCGTCGACAGGCAATCAAGGGCCTCGGTGCCCTCGCCTCCATTCAGATTGTGCCGCGCCACGTACTGGGCGGCCCCGGACATACGCCGCCAAGTGAAGTCCTGACCAAGGGCATTATTGGCTGCGGCATTATTTCCCACCAGCACCTGACCATGCCGGGCAAATTGCTCGCGCTATGCGACGTGGACGCCCGGCACCTGGAGCGGCGAAGAGCCCAGGCAGCTGAAAAAGGCGAAAAAGACGTCAGCTGCTACCACGATTTTCGTGAGCTGATCGCAAGGGATGATATCGATATCGTCCACATTGCGACCCCGCCCCACTGGCATGCCCTGATGGCGATTGCCGCGGCCAAAGCAGGAAAAGACATCTGGTGCGAGAAGCCGATGAGCCGGACCATCGGCGAGGGGGTGGCCATGGCGAAGGCGGTCCAGGCTCAGGAGCGGATCTTCCGGATCAATACCTGGTTCCGCTTCCAAGGTGGATTTTACGGCCTTGGCACGCCAGTCGCTCCCGTCAAACAGGCTATTCAGGCGGGAATGTTTGGTTGGCCTTTAACCATAACCGTTGGAGCGGTTACAGGATTCGGCTGGAAACAGCACCTTTGGACCGGCCGGAAAAATTTACCAATCGAGTCGGTTCCGGATCATTTTGACTATGATATGTGGCTGGGGCCGGCCCCCAAAAAGCCGTATCACCCACACCGGACACACGAGACTTTCCGGGGCTACTGGGACTATGACGGCGGCGGTCTGGGCGATATGGGGCAGCACTACCTCGACCCGGTTCAGTTTATGCTCGGTAAGGATTCGGAGGCACCGGCCCGTGTCGAAGTCGACGCGGACCCGCAGGATGCCGATGCGGTGGGTGTCTGGCGGCGAATCACCTTTACCTACGCGGACGGCTGCAAGATCGTGCTGGATGGCAGAAGCAGAGAGGAAGTAAAGGGCGAGCGTGCCAAATACATCCAGGGACCGAAAGGCTGGCTCGGCCGGCGCTTCGAATCGAATATACCCGATCTCCGGAAAAAGATTTCCCAGCTTCCGCCGCTTGAACCGGTGGTGACAGACTTCCACGAATCGGTTCGCACCCGCAAGAAGTTCGCCCTCAATGAAGACAACGGCTTCTGGTCAACCACCATGATCAACATGGGGAAGATCGCCCTCCGATTGAACAAGAACCTCAATTTCGATAGCAAGACCCTTACCTTCGATGATGAGGAGGCCAATAAGCTGGTCCACCCACCGATGCGGGGCCCGTGGAAACTTAGTTAG
- a CDS encoding MFS transporter, translating into MSGDSQSSSASAHDPSDTMLGQFRSLKSVFWLASWMELVERFSYYGVRVMMPVFMVAAIGNGGPELDQIQKGSLFAVWAIVQSFVPILSGGFADRYGYKVNIAVATAGKIIGYLIMAYCIPLAEMLAGMPLAEARALGIDQAYVILFAGAMFVAFGTAIFKPGIGGLIASQLEPKNSSLGWSIFYQLVNVGGFFGPLAAGYLRVIDWHWVFVLCSAAVALNFIPLFFFKEPARMATTDGEDKPGPLKMLFESLRGLLEPRIFFLTLSFAGFWLMTFQLFDILPNFIDDWVDSRHLASALASVFGEGAVPTVNGGNLTQEWMINFNALMISIGTFLMGYFTRKIPTLVTIIMGVGMAIIATYCLGLSMGGWFILGCIGLFSLGEMMSGPGFSRYIVDIAPKGREGLYIGFSNFTVGIGWSIGSILAGHLYESGGDKVVLAKRYMVDQLGMAMDKVEALPKEEVMPKLAEMAGTDLFGARDLLWNTYDPYSMWAIFAAIGLGALIMLTIYNKVVNAANANPNHAFNLYGSLWVKALLIPITIALVSITTWRMGVDSQAADSTWTSVILSNLGLALNALFFSMMLIISFLPKADKWGGSPEAASG; encoded by the coding sequence ATGAGTGGTGATTCCCAAAGTTCCAGCGCATCCGCACATGATCCGAGCGATACCATGCTCGGCCAATTTCGATCGTTAAAGTCGGTCTTCTGGCTGGCCAGCTGGATGGAGTTGGTCGAGCGCTTTTCGTATTACGGGGTGCGTGTGATGATGCCGGTCTTCATGGTGGCGGCGATCGGCAACGGCGGGCCGGAGCTCGACCAGATCCAGAAGGGGAGCCTGTTCGCCGTCTGGGCGATCGTGCAGTCCTTCGTGCCCATTCTGTCCGGTGGCTTTGCGGACCGTTACGGCTACAAGGTCAACATCGCGGTGGCGACCGCCGGTAAGATTATCGGCTACCTCATCATGGCCTACTGTATCCCGCTGGCTGAAATGCTGGCGGGTATGCCGCTCGCCGAAGCCCGGGCACTGGGTATCGACCAAGCCTATGTTATTCTTTTCGCCGGAGCCATGTTCGTTGCCTTCGGCACCGCGATCTTCAAGCCCGGCATCGGGGGCCTGATTGCGAGCCAGTTGGAGCCGAAAAACTCCTCCCTCGGCTGGAGTATCTTTTACCAGCTGGTCAACGTGGGCGGTTTCTTCGGCCCCCTGGCGGCCGGTTATCTGCGGGTGATCGACTGGCACTGGGTCTTTGTCCTTTGCTCGGCCGCGGTTGCGCTCAATTTCATCCCGCTTTTCTTCTTCAAGGAACCGGCCCGGATGGCGACAACAGACGGGGAGGATAAGCCCGGCCCGCTGAAGATGCTCTTTGAGTCGCTGCGCGGTCTGCTCGAACCCAGGATCTTTTTCCTGACGCTGAGTTTTGCCGGGTTCTGGCTGATGACATTCCAACTCTTTGATATTCTGCCGAACTTTATTGATGACTGGGTCGATTCACGGCATCTCGCCTCGGCCCTGGCCTCGGTGTTTGGTGAAGGTGCGGTGCCGACGGTCAACGGAGGCAACCTGACCCAGGAATGGATGATCAATTTCAACGCCCTCATGATCAGCATCGGCACTTTCCTGATGGGGTATTTTACCCGAAAGATTCCTACCCTGGTCACGATTATCATGGGGGTGGGCATGGCGATCATCGCCACTTACTGCCTCGGTCTCAGCATGGGCGGATGGTTTATCCTCGGTTGTATCGGCCTTTTCTCGCTGGGTGAAATGATGTCCGGCCCCGGCTTCTCCCGCTATATCGTCGATATCGCACCCAAGGGCAGGGAAGGTCTCTACATCGGGTTTAGTAATTTTACGGTCGGTATAGGATGGTCCATCGGTTCGATTCTCGCCGGGCACCTCTACGAGAGCGGCGGGGACAAGGTCGTCCTGGCGAAGCGCTATATGGTGGATCAGCTCGGAATGGCGATGGACAAGGTCGAGGCCTTGCCCAAGGAGGAAGTCATGCCCAAGCTCGCGGAAATGGCGGGCACGGATCTCTTCGGTGCGAGAGACTTGCTCTGGAACACCTACGATCCGTACTCCATGTGGGCGATTTTCGCGGCCATCGGTTTGGGGGCTTTGATCATGCTGACGATTTACAACAAGGTGGTGAACGCGGCGAATGCGAATCCGAACCATGCCTTCAATCTTTATGGGTCGCTCTGGGTGAAGGCCCTGCTCATTCCCATCACGATTGCACTGGTCTCCATCACGACCTGGCGCATGGGTGTGGACAGTCAGGCGGCCGACAGCACCTGGACATCCGTCATTCTCTCCAATCTCGGACTCGCCCTGAATGCACTCTTCTTTTCAATGATGCTGATTATTTCCTTCCTGCCGAAAGCGGATAAGTGGGGAGGATCGCCCGAGGCGGCTTCCGGATAG